Part of the Archocentrus centrarchus isolate MPI-CPG fArcCen1 chromosome 4, fArcCen1, whole genome shotgun sequence genome is shown below.
CAGACTTTGCAAGTAAGCAAGCACCTATGATGCCAATTTAAGAGGACAGCCACTACAAATCTAATTAGTAGTACTGTGACTCTTTAATAGAAGTACTGATAATGCTTTAGTTGATCTCACAACACCACGTGAAATCCTCTGGCAACCCTTTTCCATGTGGAGCCAGGATGCAGACACTCAGAAAGACACAGCTAACAGGTCCAGAACAGCTCATTTTCTAATCATGTGTGTGCAGCCAGTCTAAGTGGAAATCACAGGTGTACTTAACTTTGTTTCACAGGCTGCAGGTTTTCTAATTGCTTGCCAGTAATCACAGGTTACTTAGTTTTGCTGCACTAAGTTTTTACTTTGCAGTCTGTATTTTCATTCTAATCTTTCTAAGGTCTGTTTGATTTTCCAGAAGAGGATACACTGTAGCATTCCCTTTAACTTGGACATGATGCAGTTACTGAGACATGAGAATTCTGATTTAtacagtataattttttttcagaggtTATGAACCATCACTGCATTTATATGCCCTTAACTGGATTACTCCTGGTTTGGACAGTAACCTGATTACATACACATTAAGTAAAAGGCAAACCCAGCTTTCTGTATCAAGTTAAGGAATTAACCTGAAAACCCTGATTTCTCCTTATATCCTGTATTCCTATGAGAATGTAAAGGTGGCCTGAAACCCCATTCAGACTGGAGCCATATCTCTAAGGGAGGTGGGGTGATTGTGTCATTATTTGCAGCGGTCAGTGATTTTATCCCCCTCCGACCTTCCTGCAAACCCTGCAGAGCAgcatgtttttcctttaaagaGGATCACTGattttgtttgtgctgcttcCTCCATTTTATTCAgctacatttaaaaatgaacttttagTAACACTAACATGCAAACAGGCACatttttgaatgcattttacaattgacaaaaagacttcaggttttcttttaaatttcaccacattaaaaacaaaaattagtcTAAACACAAAGCCAGTTGACTGCTGATGTTCAGGTATTCTCACCTTGTTCTTGAAGTAAACCTCAATAGGCATGAGGAAACCTGCGTAGCCGGACTCCTCCACTTTGTATGGCGGCTCTTTGCATACTGAGACAgacaaaatttgtttttccccattaaaaaaagatcaaGATCAGAATATTCATGTACAATTTCACATTACTTAATTTAAAGGCattcatttcacttcatttcaACATTTAGAAATCTGATCAATTTTTTGTGTGACACATGCAACAGGAAGAAATGTGTAATCTGTATAAATCACAAAAAAcgagtgcaaaaacaaaaccatttctgtgttttcatccTGCTTCTTTTATGTGCATTCTTTTTTAATCACAGCGCATTTTAAAACTCACGTCACATTTCTTATTCACTATGCAATATAGTCAAATAAGCCTGCAGAGAATGAAaatgtgtggttgtgtgcttgTTTACATATTATTATCACTCTGTCCTACCTCTCTTGGGTTTGGGGAAGCTTTCATGCAGGCGGAAGACAACCTTCTCTACAAAATGCTGGATGTCACCAGTCTCTGGGCCTCGGACAAACACCATCCAGTCGTGGGTGAAGCCTTCCGATGTCACTTTCTTCCTTAGCTGAGCTCTGTGGCCCAACTCTAGCTTTACCTGCACTGTGCACTGAAAAGGGGCAGacaatagagcactttaaaTACTTCATTAAATACTACATATTTCTTTGCCAAGAATGAAGGCATGGGAGCAAAAAAACTCATTTCAGCTATTGTAAACTACAGGGAAAGgacaaaaacataaatttaaTCTGATTAAGAAGCCCATGCtgacatttaggcatgtagaagtgagaaaagcacagaaaaataaatgcctTGAGATTTCTATCCTACTTCCACTGGATGAGGGGAAATAAGAAAAAGGAACCTGAATTTAACTGGGTTCTCTTTACATTTTCAACCAGTACTGACACTCAATTCAACTTTTATCTATAAGTcaaatcaaaattttttttttcaaggggCTTTAAGAGTTGTAGAACTCAGGGCACTATTCAGACAAGATAACGTTTGCAACCAACTATTAATCAGCACCTTACGGTATATGTAAATATCTTGTTTTTGGTCTACCAAGTcagaaaaacacatcagctccaagcagacattttcattgttttatccCAAACCACCATAagctaaagaaaagaaatcacaaaTTTAAGAGGTGAAAACAAGTAAATATTTGTCATCTCTGCTTGAAGAATGTGGCTAACTCAAACAATATCTGCCtgtctatccattttcttaatcACTTGTCTAATGGGCTAGAGTCCATTCTAGCTGTGACAGCGCAAGAGGACAGGTTGTCAGACTCTAGCAAGGCTATCACACTCACACCCATGGCCATTTTAGAATCATCAGTtgacctaacatgcatgtctctgACTGtgggagagaacccacgcagtaCTGTACATGTTCTCATGCAGGaagaacatgcacacacagacaaacaaaaaggaatctggagtattttatttgttctgaCAAAGAAAGACacataaattaaaatatgataTAAGGTTTTCTAAGGATTAATATCAGTTTAATGATAGAAGAAGATACTTTTGGCAGCTCCCTTATTTCTGAATGGATTACCACAGAGGACAGTTCTGCATGTTTGACTTGGCACAGATTTTTATACCGGATGCCATTCCTGATGCAATCCTCTCATTTACCCAGGCTTGGGACTGGCATTAAGATTATATTAGCTTGTGACCCCCCTGAAAATGAGTTTGTGTCTCAacctgggttttttttcttccccccccgCATGTAAGGTGAATATGCTAACCAACCACTATATTAATgataaaagtagaaaaaaacatgaaaaaaagcaGAACAGTTAACAGTTTTAAGTTGGTTTgacctgctttgttttgttgccTTTAACACTATTCAAGTAATAACTCACTCTCACGTATTCTGCTAgtaaaaagccaaaaaatatCATTGGAATAGTTCATTAGTTCACAAAGAGAAAATTCATCTTGACTATTTTACTGTCTGTTTCATAGGTAAATAATACCTCTATAGCAGTGAGATGCACATATAATACAGACCACTGAATATAACAAAGCTTCAGTCAATTTAAGTAATAATTGCAGCCGAAAACGTCCAGACTTCAATAGctacaccccacccccacctcaccCCCGGTGCTGCTTTCAAGTTCCTCGGGCTTCTGCAGTATTATAATGAATCTCTAGGTTTCTGAAATTTGGCTGAACACAATAGCGGAAGACATCAAATTTGGTCCTTTTCCCTGTTTTTGACTCTTTTTGGACTTTCAGTTAAAGtaattaattgatattaaaaGTATTGTGTTCAACTTTATAACAAAACAATATGATAAAACTTGAAATCTTTCAGTTTTGGGAGAAGATGCCACTGTGTCCTTTAAAAAACTGCTTACCCTTACTTCTCTGTTTTATAGACAATTCTGTCCAATGACTTTAAGTCAATTATCAACAGTATTACAATCAATAATAACTGTAAGTCAAAGCCCTGTGCTATTGGCTTCATCCTGGTTCCTGGCAGTGACAAATTACAGCAGCAAAGACACCTTCCAAGCTGAGGTAGCTTATGAAATAAACATCAGCAAAGCCAGTTGTAAGATTAATCCACAGAGCAATTATTCATTGGGTCCTGAGTCCACCTTGAACAAACCTCTGAATCTCACGAGTGCTGAGACTCGACACTCAAGAGGAAAAGGCCCGGACAGACACAAAGCTGGACTCATGTGGGGACGCTCCCAGTGGAATGGGAGTGATTAGGTGCCCGAGCAGAACGATCTCAAAAGGTTTGTCCAGAAGAGGGTCACGTTGTTGGACTACATCTGTCTCCCAAGAACAATAACAGCAGCGGGCCACGCAAATGACAGTGCTGGTGGAGATTGAGTGCAGGAGGGAGTGAGGGGTGGAGGGCTGGTGGTTAGGACTGGTGGGGGACAGAAAGGCACTTTATGTCCAGGGGAGGACTGAAGAATGTGGGGATTTGGCCCCTGCACTGAGGAGCTCGTGAGCTGGGACCGAACGGGGGGATTAGAGGGGACAGGATTGAGATGAGCTGGGCTGGCACTCCCcagcatgaaaacacacacacacacacacacacacacacacacacacacacacacacacacacacaccacacacacacacacacctccccgCCTGGCACTCTGCCCGGCCATTCTGTGGCAGTAATGCCCTTAAACTCCAGACTCCACCACACCCACAGCAAGCCGCCATGGACTCCCTCCAATCATCAGCGCCCCCTCCCCCTGAGGAGTTGGTAAAATCGAGGTTGTGATAAGTAAACATAAAAATCAGGATGACAACGAGCCAAAGAGGAAGATGCTGATTCTCCTTTAGAAATTAAACAATAGTCAAAGCATGAAAATACAACGCAAGAATGACCTGCAACATTTGTTCGTTTGACTGATTAATaggagaaagaaaatgttaatatttttatgttttttaaagacTAAAACATGCAATTTTCTTCGTTGTCTTATAATATTATGACTGATCTTTTAGCAAACTggaattttttccccccacaattTCTAAGCATTTTATTGACACAGGTAAAAAAGCTATTAGCTCCAGGAGTATGTGCAATATCTGCCAATAatgaaacaaattaaaagaaagagacagaaccAGGACCCGAGGCAATTAGTTAATTAGCTGATAGTCAGAAAACGACTGTGCGAGTATTTTGATGACTAAAAGATAAatgaagcaattaaaaaaataaagagcccATATCATAGTCACTTGTGCCACCTTCCGAGTTGGGAAACATTTGCTCATTTCTTTAAACAATAAACTGAATATTTATTTGGATTGCTGGCTGGAAACTGCAACATATCTGAAGCCATTATCTTGGGCACTAGATCTTTAGATTGGGCCATTTTCTGATATTTCTCAGAGCAAAAGACTCATCAGTTAAGGAAACAATTGGCTGATTAATCAATGATGCCATAAAACTGATGGGACAAGGCTTTGCCATGTTgtgtttcaggaaaaaaaaaaaagaaagaagaaaaacactaaaaggAGGAAATTCTTCCATTAAACACTGAGAAAAACGTTTTTTAGTATTGTTGTAGGGAAGACAACAACTAAAATCTGCTTTTAAATATCAGTTAATCTATGGACTATTTTCttgaatcattaattgataAATTAAGCTATTAAATATCCGCCTTCTACAAGTCCCCAAATCCACGGTGACATATTCAGATGTTCTATTTCACTCTACCAGCAATCCAGAATCAACAGACATTAAATTTAGAGGAAAAACCTCAAACCAGTtcagagaaataaagaaatgtcaCAGCAAGAGCCAAACTGATTgtgaatatacaaaaaaataaaaaaaaggaagtagACAAAATACTTGATGGgctctggttaaaaaaaagaaaaaaaaatactataaattcttcacattttcagaaattttaaacattatgacggcatgaaatgaaaacactggATTTAATACACATTAACCAAAGTGTGTCAAACTGCCTCAAAACACTTCAGTTTCTCTGTTTAGTTCTACTAAAATAAGCTGGACAAACAGCCATGTGGAGACATATTTATTTAGCCAACTTCTATCAAAGGCAACGCAtgggataaaaataaataaataacacaaagcCACTGATATTGAAATTATATGTGTATGccccctctctccttctctcacaCAGTGCTCCAATTGAGGGGAAATACAAATTTTGGCAGACACACTGGCTCCCATGAAAACAATGAACTCCCAGCTGCCATGTAAATAACACCCCTCATGACCATGTTAATCTCTTCCAGCAAATGAACGATTAATATAAAACTCAGAAAGTTTGCCTAGAAGgaagacacacatgaacaagCAAGCTTGACAGCAGTTGTGTTTTGGGGACGCTAAACCCTTCACTGTACCACACTATCTAGAAGATAACTCAGATAGAAGTGAAACAGTTACTTGTATTGGAAAATAGTCAATCCCCAAGAGCGACAGGAGAGTCACAAATAGCTTATCTGCAGCACCCAAAGAAAACAAGGGAGCATTGGAAATAGGGTGTGTGAACAAGCATGTGGGGATTATGAAACGCTGCATGACCACTCATCCTGCCATCTCAACTGCAGTGTTCATACCTCAAAGATCAGAGCATAAAAAGTGCTCCAtctcgcaaaaaaaaaaaaaaaaaatcatgacccTCCTTTGCTGTCCATATAGAAAGCTATATGACTAATCAAGTTGCTATCCCGCTGTCAGTGTGATGATGCAGCACTATGCAATAAACTAAACTCCCCATTTTTAGACTAAATTTGATCCTGCCCTGGGTCTGAAAGAGCTATTTAAGCCTAATGAGATTATAATCCAACCTTGCAAATATATCTCAATTTTGTGAGGTGCATTTGTATCAGTGAGGCCAGATGTACTCACTACAAACACTTTTAGGAACAAAGCAATTCAGTTTAATGGGGACAAACTACAGCCTTCAAAATGACAACACTGTGCCCTTGATCTAGGTAGGATTTGAATGCGTACCAATAAACTGACAACAGTGCATGTGGTATTTGTGTAATATTGTTGGTAAAATGCATTGCAAATCTTGCCCATGTAACAAAGGTAACATCCGTAACACAAGTACAGCTAGAGAAAGCGTTTAACTTGTAGCAGAAGACTTCCTCTGGATGCACTAAAACTTCAAAGGGGCCAAAGCTGAGCGGAGACTAGTTCCAAGAAAGTGGCTGAGCCACTTTCCATGGGTGTGTGTGGCCTAGCCATCTGAAATAAGTCCTGAATAGCCTCAGGCATTCTTAGAGCAACCCATTCTGAAACAGCATCTACTTTACAGTTAGCAGATATGTAATTTGGTTTAGccacttttctgtttctgtgaaaTAAATTAGGTACCTTTTTATGGTGTCATAAATTTTAACTGCGCAAATTTATATGTGCATTGCATGAAATGTCGAGGCACGACATTGCAAGATCAAAAAAGTATACAGACCAGGCATTAAAGttattctttttatatattGAGGATTCTCTGCTTTATAATAACCAGCAAATCATAACTGGACTCAACATTTGCCACACACAGAGCCTGTCAGTTTTTCACCATGCTACACGAAGGTGATGACCATTAAACATTAACCAAGTgttggcaaaataaataaataaataaataaaatgcacacattgCATGCTCTACGCAGATTGGtggttttatttgctttgtatGTTAAGGTCTCAGGCCGCTGGCACCGGAGGCAACACCCGCCTCTCCAGGTTTCTCTCCCCCGGCGCCTTGTAGCGACTCCTTAGCTTTTTAGCCAACGGCCGACACTGTCCTGGTAGGTAGattagcttagctcagctacaCAAAACCTCGACTTTAAACTAGTCTCCGGGCTGTTTAATGTTGTGCATGTGCTGTTTAAAGGCAGCAGAGCTGTAGCTATAGCTCTCTTTGTGTGCCTGGCTGTGGCTAGAGCTATGCAGCGGTGCTGACTGAATGGTGTGGTAGGCTGAGCTCTGCTAGCGGTAAATACCGATGTATGAGTGCCCAGCTAGCATAGCTCCAGAGCCAAACAACTACGAGTTCATTAGCAGcaggagcattttttttcttctggctaGCAGAACAGAGGATTCATTCCCGGCCAGCCACCGCTCAGCCTGCTGCCATTTGGAGTCTGAAAAGTTCATAATCCATAAAGAGACACAAAAGCCACTGTACCTGGTTCTCCATGTTTCTCCGGCCTCAGTGAATGATGGATATATTTACAGCGGCGTTAGTGGAGCTTCTCCCCAGCCTCGTCTACTCATTGTGTGTCAATCCTTCTGCCCAAAGCGGAAGGCAGACGGCTCCCTCCCCTCTCAGGCGGCTGCTGGCAGGCTACCAAAACAGAAAGCTGTCTCAGCCAATCGGAGAGCGGCAAATGGAAACACTCTTGAAAGGAGCCAATCAAAGCACGCCAAAGGCGGGGTAGTCCCCGAGCCGCAAATACAATTAAAGCATTTTCTGGGGGTTCTCTCGAGTGACAGCGAGCCTGTCCCAATGGCTACAGCTCTGTTTCAATTGTAAAATGCACAACATGCTAATTGATTAATCGAGGTTCGATTGTATTGAGTTTCAAATTTCACCTATTGCTCTTAGTGGGCTACACGCAACATCGATGACATTAACAATTAAGGTAATCTTACTTTTGCAACATATTATATCACGATTGTCTTATATTTGcgaataaaactgtttttctgcatgtgCTTTATAAAACCTACCATACAAAAACATCTAATGCACTGACAAGCATTGATGAAGAGTAAGTAAACACATTTAATCAAGCGTCATAATAAGATGTCCACCTTTATTTAGGAATTGTACTGACTAAAATATTGTTACAGAATAAGCTGCCCAAATTGTAAATGAACAGGATAAAATTATCTCCAAAGAAAGCCTCACAAAAACCAAGCATTTTAATAACAATTCAAAAATGATCATAAATATAATCCAATACTTACAGGAGCTACTGTTCATGCAGTGCTTTGAGCTTTGCTGAATATTTTGAATGCATGGCCATACTTGCAATGCTATAGTGTTCACAGTTACAGTGTTTAAATAAGTGAATGACGTCAATGCTTTCTCTGctggtgaaaaacaaacatttaaatgtcactGATATAAGGTAAAGCCTGAAAGACcagtcttttttctttaaggGCAGTTCTGCTGTGTCTCAGGGCTGTGTAGAGTCAAAGACGTTTATCATTGCACAAACCTTTCTCTGTCATTAAGATAAAAGTCTATGCAGATATACCTGGGTATATCTGCGTAGACTTTTAGACGTAAGGAGCTTACTCGACTGTGTCTCAACCGGCCCGGTGTACTGGTTCCATTTCAAAAGTTtcaactgaaagaaaacagtatGTCTCCTAATTGAAGACATTTCTTTCATACAGACTCAGGGAGTTAGGGTCCATTGCAGTGAAGTCTGAGCTAAGACTTTGATGTGAGATTATCGGGCCTCAGCTCTGTGACAGAAGGTCACCACTCTCTCACTGGCTTGATGCCTCTCCTTCTCCTGCTGCTCAAAGTGATCCAGGCTGCCTCTCAGTCAAACCTGGGGAAACGTAGTACGACCTGGCTGTCAGACACGATGGTGTCCGACTTATATTAAGACATCAACCTTTAAATCCACCTTTTCAACATGTAGTGAAAGACAAAATCCCACTGGTTTTACAGATAACAGAGCTTTATTATAGTTAAATCAGCAGGACAAGTACAACACAAAAACGTAAGAGTGGAAAGCATAgatgcgtgtctgtgtgtttgtgagaaaaATGAACCGCACGGTGAGCAAAAATGCATTATTAGATCAACAGATTagagacaggagaaaagaaaactgagaaCAGAGGAGTGACACATGAATAACAGTGGTGGTACACAGCAATAGAAATGTGACAAATTTGGTGATTCAGAGTTGAAAAGTGTAATAATTTCTCAAGAAATTGGCTgttggaagaaaaaataaataaaagcaaaaaataaatcagtcatAAAGTAAGTTGTGAAAGTGTGCGGTTGTCTGTCTGCCCTGTGGTGGAgggagggacaaaaaaaaataaaaaaaaccattTAAAATAATCACTGAACATTTACCAAGAGAcacaaagatgagaaaaaaaaagcagacatggCCCTCAAAAATCCTCAATCCAAAGGAGGATTTCACAACTGCATAACTTCCAGGGGAAAGAAAAGCATTGGGGCAAATCAGACTGATGATTCTATACATGCAGCTTTTTCTGACGTGTGGGCTGTTGAAATTCAAGTTAATTTAAATAATCCTTCAAAAATAATTGCCCAGGGGTGTTACCAACCTGGCTGAAGAGAGGAGATGTTTCTTTTAAAAGGCACTGCCATCCCAGATCCACTGTCTCACCGCTCCAATTTAGTGCACTCTGATTAAATTATTTCCTGCTTTTGTCACTTTGATCAGCCAtttagctctcagtcagtcaaCCTGACAATCAGCCAGAGTGTCAGGGAGCCTCACCCCTCCAGCTTTGATCAGCTTTCTCCTGAATTCTTTGGTGGGGTTGTTGAAGGTGAGCTTCTCACAGTGCAGATGGTTGACTGGTGGGTTCCCCTCCAAGTTAAGGAAAAGGTCATAATTGAAACACACCTTTTTGGGCTCCTCCTGAACAGGAAGAAATGGCTGTTTTAACAGTCTGTCAACAGCATGTGAGTCACACAGTCGAATTTCACAATGCACAATAAAAGCTGAAAGACTGCACTATCAACCCAGAAAGTCAACAGAACAGAGACAATACTGAAGCTGGTACACTTATAAGAAACATTCATGGAGGACGCCGTACACTGAGCACTGAGGAACATGCATTAGGCTGCTCTTGAaagattttataaataaagtttttacatAAGTGTCATGATGGATTAATGGATGCTAATATTTACCTTCTGCTTCACTTCCCTTCAAGTCTTTTCTGGATCACCCTGACAGATTCATCTCATTGTTTACAAGTTATTTGCACAAAAGGAGGATGTTGCAGTTTTGGAAGAAGTTCAAAGGTTTAACATTACAAAGAACTGTAGGAGATGATGGCACACTAATGGCCACAGGCCTATAAAGCACTGGCCTTATCAAATAATGAAAGTAAAGCAGTTCTTTCATACTTGTTCTAAATGGTTGATGTAAAGATGGCTTGGTACCGAACATACGACTAGGGGTGGGGGCTCCCCTCTCGGTTCCAACAGAATGTACCAAACAACCACTTGCTAATGCAAATGGCTAGCTAATTGTTACAATGGCGATCTGTTCTGGCATTTagctgctgaaattctcagcccagcgcaACAGCACCTCAGCAAGATGCAGCGCCAGGTGATCAACTGCTGGCTAATACCCTGATACTAAATTACAAATGGAACCACAACAAAGGTAATTCAGTGTCAGCACACTTTTCATTACTCTGGTTCcaatcttttctttctgaaacacTTCCTATGCCCACTTTTAAAGAGGTTGTGGCtctattttccttttaaaatattttaaatgtgttccaATAAATTTAAGTCAGCCAACATACTTAGTAGTAGGGTAGTTTTCTTATTTGTCTTCTTTAGATACGTCTCTGACAGGGGGCTCTTCACTGCTATCATTTCTTCTTTCAAGCTTCTGGAGACCGGGAGTCATCCAGCCAGTATTTTGGTACAATAACAAAACAGTGACacaaatatattataaattagCCAGAAGCATATTTTTTATTCTAAATATAACTCTGCGTTTTCAGCATTAAATGATAATGGAGTCATGTATATCTGAagtttaaagaggaaaaatgatTGCTGCATTATTCTTAGTGAGCCACCACAGTAGTGCACTGCTTTTAAACGTTATGTCTGTGCTGCCTCACTCTGACCTCTAATAGCTTCATTTCAACATTTAGATATCTGATTAATTTTTTGTGTGACACATGCAACAGGAAGAAATGTGTAATCTGTATAAATCACAAAAAAcgagtgcaaaaacaaaaccatttcCGTGTTTTCATCCTGCTTCTTTTATGTGCATTCTTTTTTAATCACAGCGCATTTTAAAACTCACGTCACATTTCTTATTCACTATGCAATATAGTCAAATAAGCCTGCAGAGAATGAAAATGTGCTTGTTTACATACTATTATCACTCTGTCCTACCTCTCTTGGGTTTGGGGAAGCTTTCATGCAGGCGGAAGACAACCTTCTCTACAAAATGCTGGATGTCACCAGTCTCTGGGCCTCGGACAAACACCATCCAGTCGTGGGTGAAGCCTTCCGATGTCACTTTCTTCCTTAGCTGAGCTCTGTGGCCCAACTCTAGCTTTACCTGCACTGTGCACTGAAAAGGGGCAGACAATAGAGTACTTTAAATACTTCATTAAATACTACATATTTCTTTGCCAAGAATGAAGGCATGGGAGCaaaaaaaactcatttcagCTATTGTAAACTACAGGGAAAGgacaaaaacat
Proteins encoded:
- the LOC115779481 gene encoding protein ENL-like, translated to MENQCTVQVKLELGHRAQLRKKVTSEGFTHDWMVFVRGPETGDIQHFVEKVVFRLHESFPKPKRGGAQKGVFQL